Proteins from a single region of Coregonus clupeaformis isolate EN_2021a unplaced genomic scaffold, ASM2061545v1 scaf2064, whole genome shotgun sequence:
- the LOC121543044 gene encoding LOW QUALITY PROTEIN: frizzled-6 (The sequence of the model RefSeq protein was modified relative to this genomic sequence to represent the inferred CDS: deleted 2 bases in 2 codons), translating to MMIAGLVWVCLALIGVRSCHAHSLFTCEPIKVHRCLGMPYNMTFFPNMMEHYDQDIATSRMEPFMPLVNLRCSPDVHHFLCQAFIPACTEDTKVIRPCRDLCETVRSDCRKDISTFGITWPPELHCDRLEDCLYSPDGSALPSTRLTTPKTSLSAKRDMGFWCPLQLKTRPGQGSTFLGAGTVLPLAPTCTSKPHEIEFAKTFIGVCSIVCLCATLFTFLTFLIDVKRFRYPERPIIFYAVCYSFVSLIYFIGFLLGNNASCNKAVHLAAMDTVVLGSQSKGCTLLFMLLYFFSMAGIVWWVILTITWFLAGPKWSCEAIEKKAVWFHSVAWGIPGALTVMLLALNKVEGDNISGVCFVGLYDLDALRYFVLAPMCIGVVVGLSLLLAGIVSLNNVRQVIQHDERNQEKLKKFMIRIGVFSGLYLVPLVTLQGCYIYEQSQRSTWEKTWINDRCQEYSIPCSHKTTESDRPDLSLFLIKYLMTLVVGISAVFWVSSKKTCSEWAFFFNRTRKKDPISESRRVLQESCEFFLKHNSRVQHKKNHYNPGSHKLKVISKSMGTSTGASATGNHGTSAVGNHEAVRGQASLSEARGSSEASAREQLERGSSTRGSRLGERDRERERQPSGQALSGGREGREGAERRSKKGSSSKVSSRSESFHRVAEGRMTPRSDLSETRQMPSGQDLALSHSHSGSAKGSVPHLVRQVPEEKKDKDNSG from the exons CCCTTCATGCCGCTGGTCAACCTGCGCTGCTCTCCAGACGTACATCACTTCCTGTGTCAGGCCTTTATCCCAGCATGCACTGAGGACACCAAGGTGATCCGGCCATGTCGTGACCTGTGTGAAACAGTGAGGTCAGACTGCAGGAAGGACATCAGCACCTTCGGCATTACCTGGCCTCCGGAGCTGCACTGTGACAG ATTGGAGGATTGCCTCTACTCTCCAGATGGCTCAGCTCTGCCATCAACCAGACTGACCACACCCAAGACCTCTCTGTCTGCCAAGAGGGACATGGGCTTCTGGTGCCCCCTTCAGCTGAAGACCCGACCCGGCCAGGGATCCACGTTCCTGGGTGCGGGGACTGTGCTCCCCCTTGCTCCAACATGTACTTCCAAGCCCCATGAGATCGAGTTCGCCAAGACCTTCATCGGGGTGTGCTCCATCGTCTGCCTCTGCGCCACGCTCTTCACTTTTCTCACCTTCCTCATCGACGTCAAACGCTTCCGCTACCCCGAACGGCCAATCATCTTCTATGCCGTGTGCTACAGCTTCGTGTCGCTCATCTACTTCATTGGCTTCCTGCTTGGGAACAATGCATCCTGCAACAAG GCGGTGCACCTGGCTGCCATGGACACGGTGGTGCTCGGCTCCCAGAGTAAAGGCTGTACGTTACTCTTCATGCTGCTCTACTTCTTCTCCATGGCCGGCATCGTCTGGTGGGTCATCCTCACCATCACCTGGTTCCTGGCCGGGCCCAAGTGGAGCTGTGAGGCCATCGAGAAGAAGGCGGTGTGGTTCCACTCTGTCGCCTGGGGGATCCCTGGAGCACTAACCGTCATGCTACTGGCTCTCAACAAGGTGGAGGGAGATAACATCAGCGGCGTGTGCTTCGTGGGGCTCTATGATCTGGACGCGCTGCGGTACTTTGTGCTGGCGCCGATGTGTATCGGGGTGGTGGTGGGGCTGTCTCTGCTGCTGGCTGGGATCGTGTCGCTCAATAACGTA CGTCAGGTGATCCAGCACGATGAGAGGAACCAGGAGAAGCTGAAGAAGTTTATGATCCGTATC GGGGTGTTCAGTGGTCTGTACCTGGTGCCCCTGGTCACTCTGCAGGGGTGTTACATCTATGAACAGAGCCAGCGCTCCACTTGGGAAAAAACCTGGATCAATGACCGCTGCCAGGAGTACAGCATTCCCTGCTcacacaag ACTACAGAGTCTGATCGTCCGGACCTGTCCCTATTCCTGATTAAATACCTGATGACCCTGGTGGTTGGGATCTCAGCTGTGTTCTGGGTCAGCAGCAAGAAGACCTGCTCAGAATGGGCCTTCTTCTTCAACAGGACCAGGAAGAAAGA CCCCATTAGTGAGAGCCGCAGAGTTCTTCAGGAGTCCTGTGAGTTCTTCCTCAAACACAACAGCCGTGTCCAGCACAAGAAGAACCACTATAACCCCGGCTCCCACAAACTTAAGGTAATCTCCAAGTCCATGGGCACCAGCACCGGTGCCTCAGCCACCGGCAACCACGGCACCTCAGCAGTGGGCAACCATGAGGCCGTCCGGGGCCAGGCTTCTCTCTCTGAGGCCAGGGGCTCGTCTGAGGCCTCCGCCAGGGAGCAGCTGGAAAGGGGCAGCTCCACCCGTGGCTCCAGGctgggggagagggacagggagagggagaggcagcccAGCGGACAGGCCCtgtctggggggagagaggggagagagggggcagagagacgCAGTAAGAAGGGCAGCTCCAGCAAGGTTAGCAGCCGCTCAGAGAGCTTCCACAGAGTCGCAGAGGGAAG GATGACTCCCAGGAGTGACCTATCAGAGACGAGACAGATGCCCAGTGGACAGGACCTGGCTTTAAGCCACTCTCACAGCGGCAGCGCGAAAGGCTCCGTCCCTCACCTGGTTCGCCAGGTACCAGAGGAGAAGAAGGACAAGGACAACAGCGGCTGA
- the LOC121543043 gene encoding LOW QUALITY PROTEIN: collagen triple helix repeat-containing protein 1 (The sequence of the model RefSeq protein was modified relative to this genomic sequence to represent the inferred CDS: deleted 2 bases in 2 codons): MVSPLTRLLLLTCVILPFHGAEKLRKGLDRKDVEYEKCTGNDADKPNCTRISAESDSRSSYLNNMYNSCPQGPAGTPGREGNPGSNGIPGTPGIPGRDGIKGEKGECVSEVFEEPWKPNYKQCAWNSLNYGIDLGKIADCTFTKLRSDSALRVLFSGSLRLKCKTACCQRWYFTFNGAECTGPLPIEFIIYLDQGSPELNSTINIHRTSSGKKLYHQHAQLIR; this comes from the exons ATGGTATCACCTCTAACTCGTCTGCTGCTCCTCACATGCGTGATTCTACCTTTCCATGGAGCAGAGAAATTGAGAAAGGGACTTGACAGGAAGGATGTTGAATACGAAAAG TGTACTGGAAACGATGCAGACAAACCAAACTGCACCAGAATCTCTGCTGAATCCGATTCAAGATCCTCTTATTTGAACAACATG TACAACAGCTGCCCCCAGGGTCCGGCTGGCACCCCGGGCAGGGAGGGTAATCCTGGCTCCAATGGCATCCCTGGGACCCCTGGCATCCCGGGGCGCGATGGCATcaagggggagaaaggagagtgtgtgagtgaggtgTTTGAGGAGCCCTGGAAACCCAACTACAAGCAGTGTGCCTGGAACTCACTCAACTATGGGATCGACCTGGGCAAGATAGCT GACTGTACATTCACCAAGCTGCGTTCAGACAGTGCCCTGCGTGTGCTCTTCAGCGGCTCC CTGAGGCTGAAGTGTAAGACAGCCTGCTGCCAGCGTTGGTACTTCACCTTCAACGGAGCTGAGTGTACAGGACCTCTG CCCATCGAGTTCATCATCTACCTAGACCAAGGCAGCCCTGAGCTCAACTCCACCATCAACATACACAGAACCTCATCTGGTAAGAAATTATACCACCAACATGCACAGCTCATCCGGTAA